A genomic segment from Triticum dicoccoides isolate Atlit2015 ecotype Zavitan chromosome 1A, WEW_v2.0, whole genome shotgun sequence encodes:
- the LOC119287538 gene encoding ABC transporter A family member 7-like, with translation MDSSTGSSRGPAGFSTQANALLRKNLCFQKRNLKTNVCITLFPILLCVLLVLLQGAIDREIDKPKYRCGCACVDAAADGTCRRTECGVQYSTLDQVASCPIPTPPRWPALVQLPTPESRAISTASQPFDGLPGQTCRDAGSCPAAFLVTGANRSLAESLSGQLFPALSSPLNFTDYLGALSKIVPGSDTTPEFRQLLEPAFTPGNTLYIVQPQCRSNLSQTVLVNAGIIPLQLNVECIQGLMLWRESESIVNDELFRGYRQQRESGREKANEFAAGYNFLSTNKDSLDISIWFNSTYSNNTAFTEIALLRVPRLVNMASNAYIKFLRGSGVEMLLEYVKDMPKVGTKLKFDLSSLLGALFFTWIVELLFPVVLTYLVYEKQQKLKIMMKMHGLKDGPYWMITYTYFFALSAVYMLLFIIFGSVIGLRFFTANNYSIQIVFYFIYINLQIALAFFAASFFSSVKIATVVGYIYVFGSGLLGAFLLRFFVEDNSFPKGWIVVMEIIPGFSLYRGLYEFGQYAFSGTAMGTSGMEWTNLSDPVNGMRTVLIIMVIEWAILLPLAFYLDQVSSLGGGLRKRLLISLKCFKKRAASFRRYSFGRQGSKVVVEMENPDTTQEREVVEQLLLEPSANHAIISDNLTKVYHGKDGNPDKLAVRGLSLALPKGQCFGMLGPNGAGKTSFISMMIGLIPPTSGTAYVHGMDIRTDMNEIYTNMGVCPQHDLLWETLTGREHLLFYGRLKNLKGAELLKATDDSLKSVNLFRGGVGDKQVGKYSGGMKRRLSVAISLIGDPKVVFMDEPSTGLDPASRNNLWSVVKEAKKNRAIILTTHSMEEAEVLCDRLGIFVDGGFQCIGNPKELKARYGGTYVFTMTTSSEHEQEVEQLVRRLSPNANRIYHISGTQKFELPKQEVKIADVFNEVESAKGRFSIHAWGLADTTLEDVFIKVAKGAQAFNV, from the exons ATGGACTCCTCCACCGGCTCCTCGAGGGGCCCCGCCGGCTTCTCCACGCAGGCCAACGCCCTCCTCCGCAAGAACCTCTGCTTCCAG AAGAGGAACCTGAAGACGAACGTGTGCATCACGCTCTTCCCGATCCTCCTCTGCGTCCTGCTCGTGCTGCTGCAGGGCGCCATCGACCGCGAGATCGACAAGCCCAAGTACCGCTGCGGCTGCGCTTGCGTCGACGCGGCCGCCGACGGGACCTGCCGGAGGACCGAGTGCGGCGTCCAGTACTCCACGCTGGACCAGGTCGCCAGCTGCCCGATCCCCACCCCGCCGCGCTGGCCGGCCCTGGTCCAGCTGCCCACCCCCGAGTCCAGAGCCATCAGCACCGCCTCCCAGCCGTTCGACGGTTTGCCCGGCCAGACGTGCCGCGACGCCGGGTCTTGCCCCGCCGCCTTCCTCGTCACCGGAGCCAACCGCTCGCTCGCCGAAA GTCTTTCGGGTCAACTGTTCCCTGCTCTGTCTTCGCCTCTGAATTTCACCGACTATCTGGGTGCGCTCTCCAAGATTGTTCCT gGCTCGGACACGACGCCAGAGTTTAGACAGCTTCTAGAGCCAGCATTTACTCCAGGGAACACTCTGTATATTGTCCAACCTCAGTGTCGCTCCAATTTGTCGCAAACAGTTTTGGTCAATGCTGGGATAATACCGCTTCAACTCA ATGTAGAGTGCATTCAAGGTTTGATGTTATGGCGTGAAAGCGAATCAATTGTCAATGACGAACTATTTAGGGGATATAGACAACAAAGGGAAAGTGGAAGAGAGAAGGCGAATGAATTTGCTGCAG GTTACAACTTCTTGAGCACAAATAAGGATAGCCTTGACATTAGTATTTGGTTCAACTCTACATATAGCAACAATACTGCGTTTACTGAAATTGCACTACTACGAGTGCCACGCTTGGTTAACATG GCTTCCAACGCATACATCAAATTTCTCAGAGGAAGTGGAGTAGAAATGCTGCTTGAATATGTTAAAGATATGCCTAAAGTAGGAACGAAATTAAAATTTGACCTGTCTTCGCTTCTTGGCGCACTCTTCTTCACCTGGATCGTTGAACTACTCTTTCCA GTTGTACTAACATATCTCGTGTATGAGAAACAACAAaagctgaaaattatgatgaagatgcATGGTTTGAAGGACGGCCCTTACTGGATGATAACTTACACTTACTTCTTTGCTCTATCAGCTGTCTATATGCTACTATTTATCATTTTTGGCTCCGTGATAG GTCTGCGCTTCTTCACAGCAAATAATTACAGCATTCAGATTGTTTTCTACTTCATCTACATAAATCTGCAGATTGCACTCGCATTTTTCGCAGCGTCGTTCTTTTCTTCAGTCAAAATCGCCACAG TGGTTGGTTACATTTATGTATTTGGTTCTGGTTTACTAGGCGCATTTCTTCTGCGTTTTTTTGTTGAGGATAATAGTTTCCCAA AGGGTTGGATAGTAGTCATGGAGATCATCCCTGGATTTTCACTTTACCGAGGGTTATATGAGTTTGGTCAATATGCATTCTCTGGAACTGCAATGGGAACCAGTGGTATGGAGTGGACTAATTTGAGTGACCCGGTCAATGGAATGCGTACTGTATTGATTATCATGGTTATCGAATGGGCAATACTTCTCCCCTTGGCATTTTATCTTGATCAAGTCTCATCATTGGGTGGTGGACTCCGAAAGAGGTTGTTGATCTCCTTGAAATGCTTTAAGAAGCGAGCTGCGTCATTTCGGAGGTATAGCTTCGGGCGGCAAGGATCTAAAGTCGTAGTCGAAATGGAGAACCCTGACACTACTCAAGAA AGAGAGGTAGTTGAGCAGCTTCTGCTGGAACCCAGTGCAAACCATGCTATTATATCTGATAACCTAACGAAGGTTTACCATGGAAAGGATGGGAATCCTGACAAGCTTGCAGTTCGTGGGTTGTCTCTTGCCCTCCCAAAAGGCCAATGTTTTGGAATGCTTGGCCCGAATGGGGCAGGGAAAACATCCTTCATCAGTATG ATGATTGGGCTTATTCCACCTACATCTGGCACTGCTTATGTCCATGGAATGGACATACGGACTGATATGAATGAAATATACACAAATATGGGTGTCTGCCCACAACACGA CTTGCTTTGGGAAACATTGACGGGAAGAGAGCATCTATTGTTTTATGGAAGATTAAAAAATCTTAAAGGCGCTGAATTACTGAAG GCAACTGATGACTCTCTGAAGAGTGTTAACCTATTCCGTGGCGGTGTCGGGGATAAGCAAGTGGGGAAGTACAGTGGAGGCATGAAACGGCGGCTTAGTGTCGCAATCTCCTTAATTGGAGACCCCAAA GTTGTTTTCATGGACGAGCCAAGCACTGGACTAGATCCAGCGTCAAGAAATAACCTGTGGAGTGTTGTGAAAGAAGCAAAGAAAAACCGTGCCATTATTCTTACAA CGCATTCAATGGAAGAGGCAGAGGTACTATGTGATAGACTGGGTATTTTTGTTGATGGTGGTTTCCAGTGCATTGGAAATCCGAAAGAG CTCAAAGCAAGATACGGGGGCACCTACGTGTTCACAATGACAACATCTTCAGAACATGAGCAGGAGGTTGAACAGCTGGTTCGCCGTTTGTCGCCAAATGCAAACAGGATATATCACATATCTGGAACACAGAAATTTGAGCTGCCAAAGCAGGAGGTGAAGATAGCAGACGTTTTCAATGAAGTTGAGAGTGCAAAGGGCCGTTTTAGCATACACGCTTGGGGCCTCGCTGACACCACCTTGGAGGATGTCTTCATCAAGGTTGCCAAGGGAGCACAAGCTTTCAACGTGTAA